CCTGACGCGAAAACGATGAACAAGGCCAGCAGGCAGAAAAAGATCAGGGAACTGATCGAAAACCATGAGGTCTCGGGACAGCAGGAGCTGCTCGGTATGCTCGAAAAGGAGGGCATCGTGGTCGCCCAGGCTACCCTGTCCAGGGATTTCGCTGAAATGGGGGTCGTCCGGAACCGCACGTCGGACGGCGGCTACCGGCTCGCTGTGCCCGAAGAGCCGCAGGTGGATATCATCAAGGGGCTGGTCGGCATGGAGGTGCTCTCGGTAGCGTCGAACGAAACTTCGATCATCATTCGCACCCTGCCGGGGCGCGCACATGGCGTCGGCTCGTTCCTCGACCGGCTCACCAACGACAACATTCTCGGCACCATCGCCGGAGACGACACGGTGCTGGTGATTCCGTCCACGGTCAGGAAAATTTCGTCCGTCAAATCATATATTCAGAAAATTCTTTCACAACCATAACAGGTCCCTACGCATGAGCAAGGAAAAAATTGCGGTCGCCTACTCCGGCGGCCTTGACACGTCAGTCATGATCAAATGGCTGAAGGACAAGTATGAAGGGGCGGAAATCGTTGCCGTCACGGGCAACCTCGGCCAGAAGATGGAGGTCGACAACCTCGAACAGAAAGCCATAGCCACCGGCGCAAAGTCGTTCCACTTCGTCGATCTGCGCAAAACCTTCGTCGAAGAGTACATCTGGAAAGCACTAAAAGCTGGCGCGTTGTACGAGGATGTGTACCCACTGGCCACTGCGCTCGGACGCCCGCTGCTCGCCAAGGCGCTCGTCGATGTGGCGCTCGCCGAAGGGTGCACCATGCTCACCCACGGCTGCACCGGTAAGGGCAACGACCAGGTGCGCTTCGAGGTCGCCTTCGCCGCGCTCGCCCCGCATATGAAGGTGGTCGCCCCGCTGCGCGAGTGGGAGTTCACCTCACGCGAGCAGGAGATCGCCTACGCGATGGAGCACAACATCCCGGTTTCGGCGACCAAGAAAAATCCCTACTCGATCGACGAGAACATCTGGGGCATCAGCATCGAGTGCGGCGTGCTCGAAGATCCGATGGTCGCTCCCCCGGCTGACGCCTACCAGATCACTACGGCTCCCGAACTTGCACCCGACGAGCCGACCGTTGTCGATATCGAGTTTGCCCAGGGGGTGCCCGTGGCGCTCGACGGCCAGCAGATGGAGGGTCTCGACCTCATCGTCAGACTCAACGAACTCGGCGCGATGAACGGCGTCGGCAGGCTCGACATGATCGAGAACCGTGTCGTCGGCATCAAGTCTCGCGAAATCTACGAAGCCCCGGCAGCCACCATCCTGCACTTCGCCCACCGCGAGCTCGAACGCCTCACGCTCGAAAAGTCGGTCTTCCAGTACAAGCGCAATATCGGCCAGGACTACGCCAACCTCATCTACAACGGCACCTGGTTCTCGCCAATGCGCAAAGCGCTCGACGCCTTTGTGGACGAGACGCAGAAGCCGGTCACCGGCATGGTCAGAATCAAGCTCTACAAAGGCTCGATGACCCTGCTCGGCCGCACCTCGCCCAACTCGCTCTACAACGAAGCGCTGGCCACCTATACCGAAGCCGATACCTTCGACCACAAATCTGCCGAAGGTTTCATCAAAATCTACGGATTGGGCCTGAAGACTTTCCACGAGGTAAACAAGAGCGAGTGATAATTCAAAATTATCGCAGTTAAAAACAAAAAAGCAGGCACAGATTTTCGTAGCCTGCTTTTTTTATAACATCGATTACTTACCCGACAAACAAAAATCTCTCGGCATTCTTGTTACACAGCATATCTTTCTCTTCCAGCGTCAGCGCATTGGTTTTGAAGAAAAAGTCGAGATATTGACTATACGAGTTTATATCCTGCAAGTTAATCATAAAGTCTGATCCGAAGATCAGACGCTCAATCAGTCGCGCTCTTTCTGCTGAATCATACCGATCCAACAAGTCTTTTAGTGCATCATAAGATTTTTTATCAACTCCCTGATATGAAATATCGGTATAAAGATTTTCATACTTGTACTTGCTTGAAACAGTATCCTTTTTGAGAATCATATCAGCAATTTTCTTGCGCCACACCTTGCTATCCGCACCGCCAAAATGAGCCAAATTGAGTCTCAATCTTTCAAATGGCTTGTTATTTTTTTCGTCAGTATAATCAAGTACCTGCTCCCACTTATATGGACTAGAGAAATTTTTAAAATCATCATCCACAAGAAATCCGCCCGGACTACAATGCGCGGTTATCGGAATATTGTGATCTATACAATATTGATACAGGTAACAGACTTTCGCACGCTCAATATCATCTTCAGGCCAGGGATCGAAACCAAGAGGAGGATAGACTTTGATACCTAAAAAATAGTAAGAACCAATTGACTCAATGTCACCATTGAATTGACGCCAATTGACAGCATCTATTTTTTTACGCCTCATCTGAGGTGATGTGTCATATTTAAATTCACTAAAGTTTTTATCCAAAAGCTGTACAAGGCTGACTGAAATACTTTTACCTGTTGTATTGTCTTTTTCAGAATAATAATTCTGCGTGTTGATCCCCATGAATGGAATGATCTGAAAAAGCGGTTCTGCGTGCCCGGTGATATATTTATCACGATAAAGGTAATAATCTCTTATTCCTATACATAAATCCTCCACCTGCGCAACAATCGGCTTCCATCTGACCTTGTATATAAGATTCGTTTTTCCGGAATCCTTTAATCCAAAATCCATAATGAGAGGGGTCAATACTATTTTATCATACTCTTTTTTTTCACCATTTCCAGAAATAACAAGAACATTATTCAATGGTATTTTTTTTCTTAACTCCTCTTCCATCTGGATAAGACAATCCCCTATATCCGTTTCCATTGCTGCCAGCAAATTCATAACATTGGCAAGCTTCTCCTTTACCTTATCGAGCAAGTTTGACTTTATCTTGGAAATTTCTATTTCCCTTTTCTTTTTATCTCCAAATTTAACCACGACAAATACAAACAAGATCACGGCGATCAGGGAAACAGCATAAAGTATCCACTTGATAACCACAAAATGACCGGTCAGCAAGAGTGTTATAACAACAACCGGAATAACAAAAAGAAGCAAGAGCAAAGCTGCTTTCAGATACACAGAGTACTTCAACAACAGAGGTTTTATGCTGTCATTATAAATCCTTTTGATAATCGCGCTGAGATTGGGATGGCTCAGATTCATCATATGGCAATGTGAATCATAAAAATATCTCATATCAACCCCCTTTTTCAAATATTGACATTAGAGAAACAGAGGTACAAAGTCATCTTTTGCACCGCTGAACCAGACCAAAGTACTCCCGAGAACAGCGATCAAAGTGGGCAAGAAAATTTTTAACCGCCAGCGTAATAAACAGCAGGTCACCTTGTGACATTCAGCCTTGCATGACCTGCCTTCGTGCCGTGGCATCGAATACCTGCCGGATTGCAGAAGTTCAATCACCGGTAAGGGTAAAGAATTCTGCGGTGCGAATAACCCCGGCGGGAGAGGCCGTATGGCAATCATACAACAACGCCGCGCCGGCTTCATCGTAAAACTGCTGCAATAGTTCCACGCTCTGTACCATCTGCCGAAATCCGGTCAGTGCAGCGATGAAATCGTCGGCTTTGGTAAACGTATCCACACTTTCTCTGAAATAAAGGTCATCGGCAAGGCAGTTACGAGCCGTGGCAAAATCCCCGCTTGCCCAGGCGAGATGGTAGGTTTCGATCAGCTTTCAGTATCCATGATGACACTCCCCTGTGATGGTTCCTGTGAAACTCTCCGCCAACACTACAAATCTCATACAATTGCAGCTATGAAGCAACACCGGGCATTTTTCGGCAATGCTACCGTACGACGCATCGAAAAAACCTTTTTCAGCCATCCATTGTTGCACTACACTGAAAAAGAGGGAACAAGATCATGAAAACCGTCATGCTGATGCTGACAAGCCTGTTGATGGCCGGATGCTCCGTGCTGGGAAAGCGGGAGGCCGCAGAGCCGCCCTACGAACTGCTGAAACACGATGGCGCGTTTGAAGTACGTCGTTATGGGCCTATGGTGATCGCTGAAACCATCCTCGACGAAAAGAGTTACAGTGCCGCAAGCGGCAAGGGATTCAACCGGCTTGCCGGATATATTTTCGGCAAGAACAGGTCAAAAACGTCGATCAGCATGACCGCGCCGGTTTTGCAGGAGCGCAGCAGCGAAAAAATATCCATGACGGCGCCGGTTCTGCAGCAACCACAAAAAGGCGGATGGAGCATGGCGTTCGTGCTTCCCGAGGGTTTTACCCTCCAGTCTGCCCCCGAACCACTCGATCCCGAAGTGAAGCTCCGGGAGCTGCCACCATCAACGATTGCCGTGGTCACCTTCTCGGGCCTGCACTCCGCCGCCAATCTTGAAAAGTACAGCAGGCAACTGCAAGCCTGGCTCAAAAAACAGGGATATCGCGCACTTTCGGAACCAAAGCTCGCCTCGTACGATCCGCCATGGACCATTCCCTTCCTGAGGCGTAACGAAGTGCAGATCAGGATTGAGCCCGATCACGGTGAATCCGGCAAAGAGTGATCGGAGATTCGCCATCGGCACGCGCGGTATCGTTTCCCGGATAAACGACTTGGCCGATCAACCGGACGCGAAAGAGACCTTGAAGATTTAAAGCTGCCTGACCTTGGGGATTCGTGAGCAACAGAAATCTAACAACGGATCCCCGATGGAAAAGTATATTAAGACCGGCAACCACTTGTAACCATCAAAACATCTCAGACATGGCCATGACCGTCGAAATCAGGGACAACAAGCTCTGCATCGAAATCGACCTCGAAAAACCGACCCCCTCGTCATCCGGCAAAACTCTCGTTGTCGCCAGCACTCACGGCAATGCCGTCACCGACGTCATGATCGAAGGAAAACCTGTAACGATCGGTCTGAACGCCTACATCAAAAAGTAAGACGAACTGGCAAGACGGTGCCGCCATCCCGCGCGGTGCACGTCTGCTTGCCGGACAATTTTTCGCCGAGCCTGAGCTGTTGTTTTTTCAGGGTTTAATTGACTGAGATGTAATCCTTTGCTTTTGTCGCATCTTCAATGACCGTCAGCCCGAAAAACACTTCCACATCGCCCAATTGCTTCGGCGATGTCACCTTATCCATGAAACTTTCCCTTATCTTCACCATGAGTTCCGGATGAACGGTCACGGTTGACGGATTCTTGACGTTGCGGAATCCAAACAACATAGCCGCCAATATTTCTTCACGAAAAAAATCAGCGCCTATCTCATACCTCTTCCCCATTTCACTCCCTGTTTTCGTTCAAAAAATATATCTGATTCACAATCAAATCAAACGCTCTCTTTCTACAACAAAAGCTCCATCTCCATAGATATGAAAAAAAGACATCCTGTCATTGATCGGTGCCGTTTCAATCCACGCGCCCGCGCGGGGCGCGACGATGATAGATGATTAAAAGTCTAATAGATAGACGGTTTCAATCCACGCGCCCGCGCGGGGCGCGACATTATGTGGTTATGCGAGGCGTTAAACATCGCCCGCCGTTTCAATCCACGCGCCCGCGCGGGGCGCGACAGGCTCGCTTTGTGAGGGCGGTACTCCAAGAGCTGTTTCAATCCACGCGCCCGCGCGGGGCGCGACATGCGTTATGAGGACTTCCGATCAGCCTATTACGTTTCAATCCACGCGCCCGCGCGGGGCGCGACATTATGTGGTTATGCGAGGCGTTAAACATCGCCCGCCGTTTCAATCCACGCGCCCGCGCGGGGCGCGACTTATGCTTTTGTGTCTTTTGTCCGGCTTTTGCAATGTTTCGTTTCAATCCACGCGCCCGCGCGGGGCGCGACGCTTTAAGGTCAGCAACTTCACGTTGATGTGCGGTCGTTTCAATCCACGCGCCCGCGCGGGGCGCGACTTGAATGGGTCGAGCACTCACGTCCTACGACGGGCGTTTCAATCCACGCGCCCGCGCGGGGCGCGACAATGGTTCACAGCACGGGAGCGCCGCACAGGTTGTTTCAATCCACGCGCCCGCGCGGGGCGCGACCTGCTTTGCCGTACATCAGTGGCGAAGATGCTCGGAGTTTCAATCCACGCGCCCGCGCGGGGCGCGACTACTTTGCCAGGCGATCATCGAGAGTATAAAGCGTTTCAATCCACGCGCCCGCGCGGGGCGCGACGCGGTCCCTTCCAGTATCTCAGCAAGAGTTATGAGTTTCAATCCACGCGCCCGCACGGGGCGCGACCGAGGAGTATATGAAGTCGCAGCAAGGTCTCTACGTTTCAATCCACGCGCCCGCGCGGGGCGCGACTGATGTCTCCCGATCGCCTCGTCCCGGTATGGTCGTTTCAATCCACGCGCCCGCGCGGGGCGCGACCTTGACGCCCAGCTCTTGCCCCTTGCTCGCGTTGTTTCAATCCACGCGCCCGCGCGGGGCGCGACATACCAAGTGGCCAAAGCTGCTCAAGAGATTCAGTTTCAATCCACGCGCCCGCGCGGGGCGCGACCACCTCGAGCATCTTGCTCAAACAATTTCTGGATTTGGTTTCAATCCACGCGCCCGCGCGGGGCGCGACGTCGGTATCCTTGAGCCGCTCGATGTCGTCGATGTTTCAATCCACGCGCCCGCGCGGGGCGCGACGCCGATCCGGATATAAAGAGCGGGTGGAGAACGAGTTTCAATCCACGCGCCCGCGCGGGGCGCGACCGGTAGGTCGTAGCAGCTGATCGTCGCCGCCCCAGTTTCAATCCACGCGCCCGCGCGGGGCGCGACCCGCGGCGCCCTCATGAGTGACGCTGATCTGTTCGTTTCAATCCACGCGCCCGCGCGGGGCGCGACTAGAGCTGGGCGCTTGTCCCGATTGGGTCATCCGGTTTCAATCCACGCGCCCGCGCGGGGCGCGACTTGCCAATGTTAGCACAACAATATCAATCACAAGTTTCAATCCACGCGCCCGCGCGGGGCGCGACACATATCTAGTGCCACCTCGAGCATCTTGTTCGTTTCAATCCACGCGCCCGCGCGGGGCGCGACGCCTGTACTGCTATGACGATAGTATCAGACAAACAAAGTTTCAATCCACGCGCCCGCGCGGGGCGCGACCTAAACGCAATTGCGATCCGCGTAACTTTACAAGTTTCAATCCACGCGCCCGCGCGGGGCGCGACAGGTTCGATTTGTTAAGGCGGTACTCCAAGAGCTGTTTCAATCCACGCGCCCGCGCGGGGCGCGACCCGACTACGTTTATCAACGGCGTTCCAAGCGCCGAGTTTCAATCCACGCGCCCGCGCGGGGCGCGACAAGAGGGCGATCAGCAAGAGACGCCAGCGGCCGAAGTTTCAATCCACGCGCCCGCGCGGGGCGCGACAGAAATAAATCTCATCCATTAACTTAACTTATCAGTTTCAATCCACGCGCCCGCGCGGGGCGCGACTCAGGCCGGAGAGCGCGCGGACACGCTGGTCGAGTTTCAATCCACGCGCCCGCGCGGGGCGCGACACCGCTCCATGTGTCCCTTGAGCGACGGAGACCAGTTTCAATCCACGCGCCCGCGCGGGGCGCGACCATTGACAGGGTCGCCCCAACGGTACTTCGGGCCTCGTTTCAATCCACGCGCCCGCGCGGGGCGCGACACCTGTACGACGCAACACCGGCATCATAACGCGATGTTTCAATCCACGCGCCCGCGCGGGGCGCGACATGCTCCGCTCCCGTGCTGTGAACCATTTCATGGAGTTTCAATCCACGCGCCCGCGCGGGGCGCGACGTCATTATTGACAAGCCCTGCGTCGATCATGGCCAGTTTCAATCCACGCGCCCGCGCGGGGCGCGACCCTTTCGATCGCCCGCAGGGTTGTCTCTGAGATCCCGTTTCAATCCACGCGCCCGCGCGGGGCGCGACAAGCGACTGAAGACCAAATTGTTGAAGCCATCAAGTTTCAATCCACGCGCCCGCGCGGGGCGCGACGATTGATCAAATTGACCTATTTCGTACAATACAGTTTCAATCCACGCGCCCGCGCGGGGCGCGACGGCGCTCCGGATGGGTCATGAGCTACGACCCGAGCGTTTCAATCCACGCGCCCGCGCGGGGCGCGACTATGCGCAACCGCTGGATATTTGGCACTTGGCGCAGTTTCAATCCACG
The nucleotide sequence above comes from Chlorobaculum tepidum TLS. Encoded proteins:
- a CDS encoding amidohydrolase family protein, which codes for MRYFYDSHCHMMNLSHPNLSAIIKRIYNDSIKPLLLKYSVYLKAALLLLLFVIPVVVITLLLTGHFVVIKWILYAVSLIAVILFVFVVVKFGDKKKREIEISKIKSNLLDKVKEKLANVMNLLAAMETDIGDCLIQMEEELRKKIPLNNVLVISGNGEKKEYDKIVLTPLIMDFGLKDSGKTNLIYKVRWKPIVAQVEDLCIGIRDYYLYRDKYITGHAEPLFQIIPFMGINTQNYYSEKDNTTGKSISVSLVQLLDKNFSEFKYDTSPQMRRKKIDAVNWRQFNGDIESIGSYYFLGIKVYPPLGFDPWPEDDIERAKVCYLYQYCIDHNIPITAHCSPGGFLVDDDFKNFSSPYKWEQVLDYTDEKNNKPFERLRLNLAHFGGADSKVWRKKIADMILKKDTVSSKYKYENLYTDISYQGVDKKSYDALKDLLDRYDSAERARLIERLIFGSDFMINLQDINSYSQYLDFFFKTNALTLEEKDMLCNKNAERFLFVG
- a CDS encoding SOUL family heme-binding protein; this translates as MKTVMLMLTSLLMAGCSVLGKREAAEPPYELLKHDGAFEVRRYGPMVIAETILDEKSYSAASGKGFNRLAGYIFGKNRSKTSISMTAPVLQERSSEKISMTAPVLQQPQKGGWSMAFVLPEGFTLQSAPEPLDPEVKLRELPPSTIAVVTFSGLHSAANLEKYSRQLQAWLKKQGYRALSEPKLASYDPPWTIPFLRRNEVQIRIEPDHGESGKE
- a CDS encoding argininosuccinate synthase, giving the protein MSKEKIAVAYSGGLDTSVMIKWLKDKYEGAEIVAVTGNLGQKMEVDNLEQKAIATGAKSFHFVDLRKTFVEEYIWKALKAGALYEDVYPLATALGRPLLAKALVDVALAEGCTMLTHGCTGKGNDQVRFEVAFAALAPHMKVVAPLREWEFTSREQEIAYAMEHNIPVSATKKNPYSIDENIWGISIECGVLEDPMVAPPADAYQITTAPELAPDEPTVVDIEFAQGVPVALDGQQMEGLDLIVRLNELGAMNGVGRLDMIENRVVGIKSREIYEAPAATILHFAHRELERLTLEKSVFQYKRNIGQDYANLIYNGTWFSPMRKALDAFVDETQKPVTGMVRIKLYKGSMTLLGRTSPNSLYNEALATYTEADTFDHKSAEGFIKIYGLGLKTFHEVNKSE
- a CDS encoding nuclear transport factor 2 family protein, with the protein product MIETYHLAWASGDFATARNCLADDLYFRESVDTFTKADDFIAALTGFRQMVQSVELLQQFYDEAGAALLYDCHTASPAGVIRTAEFFTLTGD
- a CDS encoding arginine repressor, which translates into the protein MNKASRQKKIRELIENHEVSGQQELLGMLEKEGIVVAQATLSRDFAEMGVVRNRTSDGGYRLAVPEEPQVDIIKGLVGMEVLSVASNETSIIIRTLPGRAHGVGSFLDRLTNDNILGTIAGDDTVLVIPSTVRKISSVKSYIQKILSQP